The DNA segment TAGGCTTCACCTTCCATGAAAAGAGATCCGATGTGCTGATTAATGCCTATCAGTTTCAGTTTATATTTTTCGATTATCTTTTTCACTTCCGGAATCTGGCTCATCTCTATTCCGAACTTGGTATTCTGTCCGGCGGTAGTCACCTTTTCATGATGTCCGGCCCCGAACCCCGGATTGACCCTGAATGCGACATTTCCTCCCGGATTTATCCTGCCAAACATCTCGAGCTGGGAAACTGAGTCGACTGAGATCTTTACACCTGCATTAATAGCATATTTAAATTCATCCTCACCGATATTATTGCTTATGAAAAGAATTTCCTCAGGTTTATATCCGGCAAGCATGTTTACATAAATCTCGCCCGGCGACATTGCATCAACACGTAATCCTTCACTCCTTACAATCTTCAGTAGTTCCAGGTTCCCGTTTGCCTTGGGTGAATAATTCACTGTGAAATTGGAATAGGAGATGAGGCCTTTCAGATCGCGGCAGCGGCTGCGCAGAATATTTTCGTTGTAAACATATAGCGGAGTTCCGTAATTTTCAGTTAATTCAACCGGATTGGTATTACCAAAAAAGTTCTTTTCGGTGCTTACTTTTGAATAAATGTAATTCATTGGCTTAATCAGACTAATAACTTTTAATATATTTGCGACAAAAGTATAAAAATGGCGCAGATAAACGAAAATTATTTCAAACTTCAGGCTGGTTACCTGTTCCCAGAAATCGGACGCCGCGTCCGTGAATTTCAGAAGGAACATCCTCAGGCAAACATCATTAAGATGGGTATCGGAGACGTTACACAACCTCTAACACCTGCAATTATACGTGCTTTTCATGAAGGAGTTGAAGAAATGGCCAGGACGGAGACTTTTAAAGGGTATGGTCCAGAGCAGGGATATGATTTTCTGCGTGAAGCAATAGCAAAAAATGACTACCACGACCGTGGAGCTGATATACAGGCTGATGAGATTTTTGTTTCGGATGGTTCAAAATGTGATACAGGTAATATCCTTGAGATCTTCGGGCACAATAATGTAATTGCTGTGCAGGATCCGGTTTACCCTGTATATGTTGATACCACAGTTATGGCCGGAAGAACCGGCCTGTATCTTGGGAATGGCTATTACGACGGAATAGTTTACATGCCCTGCAATGCTGAAAATGGTTTTATTCCCGAGATTCCCGCGAAGAAAGTTGACATTATATTCCTATGTTATCCAAATAATCCAACCGGAACAACAGCCGGCAGGACTGAGTTAAAGAAATGGGTAGATTATGCTATTAAGAATAAAGCTGTTATTCTCTATGACTCAGCATATGAGGCTTATATCTCCGATCCAGAGATTCCTCATTCAATTTATGAGATTGAAGGAGCCAGGGAGGTAGCAATTGAATTCCGCAGTTTTTCAAAGACTGCCGGTTTCACCGGAACCCGTTGCGCCTATACAGTTATACCTAAGAACCTTGTTGCAACAACATCAGATGGCACTGAAAAATCACTTTACCAGCTCTGGTTCAGAAGACATACAACAAAATTCAACGGAGTATCTTACCCTGTTCAGAAAGCAGCTGCAGCTATATTTACTCCAGAAGGGAAGAAAGAAGTCAGGGCTACGATTAATTATTACATGAACAATGCCAAAACACTTCGCGAGAGTCTTGCAAAACTTGGATTCCAGGTATTCGGCGGAGTAAATGCACCATATGTCTGGGTAAATTCAGGCAGGGGAATAAAATCGTGGGACCTTTTCGATAAACTTCTTAATGAAGCCCATGTGGTTGGAACTCCCGGATCGGGCTTTGGCCCTTCGGGTGAAGGTTACTTCAGGTTCTCATCATTCGCCACACATGAAAATGTTGTTGAGGCAATGAAAAGATTAGGAAAATTGAAGTGGTAAATAATAATTGACAGGAGGAATTTTTTTTTACCACAAAGAACACAAAGGTCCCGATAGCTATCGGGATACACGAAGGACACAAAGCTAAATCAGTGTCAATATCACCTTTGTGCACTTTGTGAAAAACCTTTGAGCCCTTTGTGGTTAATGGATTTAAGTTTTATACAGTAGCTTCAGCTGCAGCTGCTTCTGGTTTGGCACCCGGTTTGGGTTTTTTAACAGGATATGAACCAGGAAGAATGACATCAATAAGATGTTTTCCAAGCAAACCGAGTCTCACAGCACAGAACAGACAGCCCAGGCTGAGAATTATAGTCACGATTCCATAATCGCCATCCTTCGCAACAAAAAACATGGCCGAAGCAAGTACAATAATAATAGAGCTGAATATAATTTTCAGTCTGAGCAAAGGAGGAGTAAGAGTTTTAAAACGGAATAATCCATCCAGAATTCCGGTAAGTATAGCAGAAATAAGTGTTAAAGGGAATGCATAGAGAGAGAACACCAGTACATGTGTAAAGAGCTCAGTCTGAACTCCAGGGAATAGCTTAATAAAAAATATCAGTGCAGGAATAAGAAATACGAAAGTCTGCGAAAGGTGAATAGCAATGGGGTGAAGATCGAGGCTCAGAATGAATAATCTGTTCAGCGCAACCCTCTCCCTGTAAGGCTCAAAGGCTTTTCTTGGCATTCCGCAGGCAGGGCAGACATCTTTAAGTTTATCGGCTTCCATAACGTAGCCACAGGGCTTACATCTTACTAATTCTTTCATGATTAGTTATTTTAGTTTAAATGTTTCTTTACAATGATACAGTATAATAATTAAGCAGATTCTACACGTCCCAAATTTATTTACATTTTGTTATTCTTTCTTATACTCTGCATAATCTTTTTTAAGATAATTAATTTTTACTTTTATACAGCAATAAAAAACCGTTATGACACTTCCCACCCTTGCCGATATCAAAGCTGCACATGAAAGGATCAGACCCTTTATACACAGGACCCCGGTACTAACCTCTAACTTATTGAATGAACATTTTAACTGTGAGCTTTTTTTTAAGTGTGAGAACTTTCAGAAGGTGGGGGCATTCAAATTCAGAGGAGCAACCAATGCAGTATTGTCATTATCCGCTGAAGAGAAGCGCAGGGGAGTTGTTACGCATTCATCCGGTAATCATGCTGCTGCTCTTGCCCTTGCAGCCAGGATGAACGGAGTAAAGGCAAATATTGTAATGCCTGAAAATGCACCTGTTGTAAAGAAGAATGCAGTTGCCGGGTATGGTGCAGAGATCACATTTTGTAAACCGACACAGCAGGCCAGGGAGGAGAATACCCGCATCATAATCGAAAGAACAGGGGCAACACTGGTACACCCTTATGATAACTTCAATGTGATCTGTGGTCAGGGAACTGCGGCTCTGGAGCTATTGGAGGATATAAAAAATCTCAATATTGTTGTTGCACCGGTTGGCGGAGGAGGACTCCTTAGCGGTACATCAACATGTGTTAAGGGAATAAATACAAGCATTCATGTGGTAGCCGCAGAGCCTTTAAATGCGAATGATGCATATATCTCATTTACAACGGGTAAGATAGCACCTTCTGTTAATCCTTTAACAGTAGCTGACGGGCTGCTTACCTCCCTCAGCGAACTTACATTTTCCGTTATCAGAAAAAATGTTGATGAGATTCTTACTGCGAAAGAAGAAACAATAATTCAATGCATGCTTCTTGTATGGGAGAGGATGAAGATAATTATTGAACCATCATCGGCAACAGTGCTGGCAATAATTAAAGAGAATCCTGAAAAGTTCAGGGGGAAGAGAGCCGGACTTATAATTTCAGGAGGTAATGTCGATTTCAGGAAGCTGCCGTTCTAGATCTTTTTCCTGAAGTAGGCAACTATCGGATAATGATCGGAATACTTAACTTTCTTGATCTCAAAAACGCTATTCGTGAGTGCATTATCGTAAAGAATATAGTCGATTCTGTTTGGGGGATAGTTCCCTTTATAAGTAAATCCTGCCCCATAGCCTGAATTTACAAATGAATCATTCAGTCCGTTCCTGATCTTCCTGTAAGCATATGAAACCGGCGTGTCGTTAAAGTCACCGGTAACGATAACCGGGTACTTTGACTGATTAATGTGATCTTTAACCACCTGTGCCTGCAGCGCCCTTCTCACAAATCCTTTTTTAAGGCTGACAGATAAACTCTTAACTTCACCAAGTGTTTCTTTGTTTTCGGCGGTTATCTCCTCAATAAGAGATCGTTCCATTTGTTTCAGCCTGAACGATTGAAGATGGTTATTATATATTCTGAAAGTATCTTTTTGAATTACTATATCGGTATATATTGTCAGACTTGAAGATGCCGGATGAATGATCTCACCCTTTTTAATGATTGGATACCGGCTGAAAGTAGCAATTCCATAGTATTTGTTTTTACCGCTTCCAAGAACTTTTACATGAGAATAGTATTTCCCTCCGAGGGAATTCCTTACAGCTGCCTCTGCCTGGGCGGGACTGCCCATTACAAAAAACTCCTGCAGACACAGGATATCAGGTTTCTGTGATGTGAAAAATTCAAGAAACCGCTTATCGGAACCGGAGGTCTTTTTACTTTCGAAGTAGTTAAAGAGGTGAACATTATAACTCATCACCTTAATGGTAGCTGCCTTGTCACCCTTGGGTTTAAATAGTTGTATGTAGTTCAGAAAATGATTAAATCCAAGTATTATTATAAATAATGAAATAAGAGCCTCAAATCTCAAAAGCATAGCCCATATTATTACAAGGATTATGTTTATGAGAAGCAGATAGGGGTATGATAGTCCAAAGAAAGCCGGCAGTACAAAATCATCAGGGTTTATATGAACTGCCAGATACGACAACAGGAGTGTAAAAGCAAAAAAAGCATTTACAACCAGGAGGATCTTATAAAGGATTTTTCTCAAATTCAGTTTTTTTTCTGACTCTCCTTAAAAAGAGTCTCTTTCTCTTCTTTTGTCAGGCTATCGTAACCGCCTTTTGAAATTTTGTCGAGTATTGTATTTATTCTGGCCTGATGTTCAGCCTTCGTCTTGTTGTATTCGTATTCATTTGCTGCCTTCTTATGTGTGACTTTCATCTTTTTTCGTGGTTTGAAAAGTGTCACGAAAAAATCGAGTATTTTATTGAAGCCACGTCCCATATCTTTCCCCTGCCTCAGGTTCAGAGTATAAAAGTAACCAAAAAATGCTCCTCCGATATGTGCCAGTTTTCCTCCGGAATTAACTGAGAAATCCATTATTGAAGTAAAAACAAAGATAGCAAGAGCCATATATTTGATTTTTACTCTGCCAAATAAGAACAATTGTACAGTATAATCAGGTACATAGGCAGCTATTGCAATTACGATTGCCATTACCGATGCTGAAGCTCCTATTGCAACCGATTCGGCAACTACTCCTTCGAATGCAGGAAAAACATTAAATGATAGGATATACAGCACTGCACCACTCAGACCTCCAAGAAGATATACAGCAACAAGTTTTCGCTGGTCGAGGTATTCGAGGAAGATTTTGCCGAACCAGTATAACCAGAGCATGTTGAAAAGGATATGCCAGATATCTTTGTGGAGGAACATGTATGTGACTAATGACCAAGGCCTCAGCAAAAGACTTTTCAAAGAAGAAGGTACAGAGAAAATGTTCAGGGCCGATTCTGCAATTGTCTCATTATTAAGCAGGAATCCAATTATTGCAACAATTGTGATAAGAATAAAAACGGCAATATTGATATATATCAATTTTGTCAGGTTACTCCCGTTCCTGAAAGTTTTCTTAATATCGTCCCAGATCCCCATTAATATAAAGTGTTAGTTGTTTTTCTCCAGTACCTTATCAGCAGGTAGCCAAACAACATTCCCCCGAGATGGGCAAAATGTGCAATGTTACTGCCAGGCTGAGAGAATGCCAGATAAAGCTCAAGTGCACCGTAGAAAGCAACAAGGTACTTTGCTCTGACTGGAATTGGCGGGAAAAGCAGCATCAGCTGGGTATTCGGGAAGAGTACTCCAAAAGCCAGAAGAACCCCGAATATAGCCCCTGATGCACCTACAGTTGGTGTATTCAGCAGCATCTGAAGGTCAAGCATATCAGCATCTGCAAATCCCTGACCCTGTTTGAACAGTTTTGTTCCTTCTTCCAAAACGGTTTGAAGACTCTCAGGACTAAGATTTTGAGCAAGCTGAGCATACTGATAAGCTATAACTGATTCATGAATAAGTGCAGCACCAAGGCCTGTGATTATATAATAGATAAAAAACCGTTTTGGTCCCCAGACATTTTCAAGTACCTGCCCGAATATATACAGTGCATACATATTGAAGAACAGATGCCAGAATCCTCCATGCATGAACATGTGGGTAATAATCTGAATTGGCATGAACTGTTCTGATTTCGGGAAATAGATACCGAGGACACCGTTAAGATCAATTCCCAATACCTGTTTGGCAGCAAAGGTTGCCAGAAGCATCAGTATATTGAGCATTATTATGTTTTTTACCACCGGGGGTAAATCAAAAAAACCTCTGCTGTATCCGTTCATCTAATATTTTTTAAAAACATTTTCACTTCAATTGTCGGGCCAAAGTTCATTCTACATTTTTATCCGACATATTGTCATTTTAAATCCATTAACCACAAAGGTCACCAAGTTATTACACGAAGGACACGAAGAAGGGAAAATCAATTTTATAACTTTGTGTCCTTTGAGCATACTTTGTGTCCTTGGTGGTTAAAAGAAAGTTCTACTTAAATCTCTTATCAATATCTTCAAGTGTTAAAATGCTGATCACCGGTTTCCCTTTCGGAGAGTAGTTTGGTGACTGGCATGCAAAAAGTGTATCGAAAAGATTTTCCATTTCATTCTGGCTCAGCACTTTCCCATATTGAATAGAAGAGGCTCCCGCCATAGCTGAAGCTACTTTCTCTTTTGCACCCGAAGTCGGTGCTTCCTGAGTTGTTTTGTAATCTTCAAGAATTATTTCAAGCATCTCAAGCGGGTTTAATGATTCACTTCCCGCCGGTTTTCCGTTTATCGTGATTTTATTCTTCCCGGAATGCTTAATCCTGAAACCGAGCAACTCAAGTTCTGCCTCGATTTCTTTAATAATATAGAAATCGGATGGATTAACTTCTGCAGTTACCGGAAACATATCAACCTGGCTGACAGCCCTGTTATTGCTGAGGCAATCGATGAATCTTTCGTAAAGGACCCTTTCATGAGCCCTCTTCTGGTCTATCAGCATTAGTCCCGATTTAACAGGACAAACAATATATTTATTTTTTATCTGGAAAAACTTCCGTTGAGATTCCCTTATCTTTTCGAATCCTGGATTCTCATTCTCCTTTTCCAGAGCTGAATAGAGCTTTTCCCAGTTTGCCACATTTTCCTTTTCGAACCGGTCAATCGACCCTGATCTGTCAGGAATATTGTCATCTTTATCAAAAGGATTGTAGCTGGTATTTATCTCAATACCAGGTTGTTCCGGCATCCTGTTTGTTGCACTCATTACAGGGATGTCGATAAGAGCCT comes from the Bacteroidales bacterium genome and includes:
- a CDS encoding rhomboid family intramembrane serine protease codes for the protein MNGYSRGFFDLPPVVKNIIMLNILMLLATFAAKQVLGIDLNGVLGIYFPKSEQFMPIQIITHMFMHGGFWHLFFNMYALYIFGQVLENVWGPKRFFIYYIITGLGAALIHESVIAYQYAQLAQNLSPESLQTVLEEGTKLFKQGQGFADADMLDLQMLLNTPTVGASGAIFGVLLAFGVLFPNTQLMLLFPPIPVRAKYLVAFYGALELYLAFSQPGSNIAHFAHLGGMLFGYLLIRYWRKTTNTLY
- a CDS encoding endonuclease/exonuclease/phosphatase family protein, translated to MRKILYKILLVVNAFFAFTLLLSYLAVHINPDDFVLPAFFGLSYPYLLLINIILVIIWAMLLRFEALISLFIIILGFNHFLNYIQLFKPKGDKAATIKVMSYNVHLFNYFESKKTSGSDKRFLEFFTSQKPDILCLQEFFVMGSPAQAEAAVRNSLGGKYYSHVKVLGSGKNKYYGIATFSRYPIIKKGEIIHPASSSLTIYTDIVIQKDTFRIYNNHLQSFRLKQMERSLIEEITAENKETLGEVKSLSVSLKKGFVRRALQAQVVKDHINQSKYPVIVTGDFNDTPVSYAYRKIRNGLNDSFVNSGYGAGFTYKGNYPPNRIDYILYDNALTNSVFEIKKVKYSDHYPIVAYFRKKI
- a CDS encoding pyridoxal-phosphate dependent enzyme; translated protein: MTLPTLADIKAAHERIRPFIHRTPVLTSNLLNEHFNCELFFKCENFQKVGAFKFRGATNAVLSLSAEEKRRGVVTHSSGNHAAALALAARMNGVKANIVMPENAPVVKKNAVAGYGAEITFCKPTQQAREENTRIIIERTGATLVHPYDNFNVICGQGTAALELLEDIKNLNIVVAPVGGGGLLSGTSTCVKGINTSIHVVAAEPLNANDAYISFTTGKIAPSVNPLTVADGLLTSLSELTFSVIRKNVDEILTAKEETIIQCMLLVWERMKIIIEPSSATVLAIIKENPEKFRGKRAGLIISGGNVDFRKLPF
- a CDS encoding rhomboid family intramembrane serine protease yields the protein MGIWDDIKKTFRNGSNLTKLIYINIAVFILITIVAIIGFLLNNETIAESALNIFSVPSSLKSLLLRPWSLVTYMFLHKDIWHILFNMLWLYWFGKIFLEYLDQRKLVAVYLLGGLSGAVLYILSFNVFPAFEGVVAESVAIGASASVMAIVIAIAAYVPDYTVQLFLFGRVKIKYMALAIFVFTSIMDFSVNSGGKLAHIGGAFFGYFYTLNLRQGKDMGRGFNKILDFFVTLFKPRKKMKVTHKKAANEYEYNKTKAEHQARINTILDKISKGGYDSLTKEEKETLFKESQKKN
- a CDS encoding LL-diaminopimelate aminotransferase → MAQINENYFKLQAGYLFPEIGRRVREFQKEHPQANIIKMGIGDVTQPLTPAIIRAFHEGVEEMARTETFKGYGPEQGYDFLREAIAKNDYHDRGADIQADEIFVSDGSKCDTGNILEIFGHNNVIAVQDPVYPVYVDTTVMAGRTGLYLGNGYYDGIVYMPCNAENGFIPEIPAKKVDIIFLCYPNNPTGTTAGRTELKKWVDYAIKNKAVILYDSAYEAYISDPEIPHSIYEIEGAREVAIEFRSFSKTAGFTGTRCAYTVIPKNLVATTSDGTEKSLYQLWFRRHTTKFNGVSYPVQKAAAAIFTPEGKKEVRATINYYMNNAKTLRESLAKLGFQVFGGVNAPYVWVNSGRGIKSWDLFDKLLNEAHVVGTPGSGFGPSGEGYFRFSSFATHENVVEAMKRLGKLKW